The genomic region ACTTCTTCTTGTCAATAGCTTCGAACCGGTCCCGCTCTACGATGTCCTCAAACGGCGTGGGTGTGAGTTTCAGACGACTCAGATCGAAGACGATGAGTGGCACATCACGATCTCTCTGAGATAGTAACCAACGGCTGAAGATGTGTGCGGCACCGCAACTGCTTGCAAAGACACAGGTATCATACCGGATTCC from Haloferax sp. Atlit-12N harbors:
- a CDS encoding DUF2249 domain-containing protein, which produces MGSSETTGETRKLDVRDIDGEPFGHIMSAVGELSAGDSLLLVNSFEPVPLYDVLKRRGCEFQTTQIEDDEWHITISLR